TCAGCGAGTCCCGTAGTTCGCTGATGTCTGCCTGAAACATCGCGACCGAGCAGCTTGACTGGTCTCAATGGGAATAGCCCTGGTTGATCGGCTGTAGTCTACGGTCGTTTTCCGGTGTCAGCGGAACGAAAAGCTAGTCTTCATGAAgctgcctgcctcttctgcagaTGACAGACCGTGTGTCGAAGTCATTGGTCCTGTAGGTATTTATATTAAAATTTCTGTGCATGTTATGTTGATGTCGCTTTGTAAGGGCGAGATTCCTGGGCCTTCTCCCGTTCGTTGACGGCTGCATTGTTATCAGACGACCCTACTCGTAACGTAAGAAGCCTCTTGGGTGTCCTCCACCATTCTAAGTTCACGTGTTGTTTCTCATGGACAAGTGGCACTGAACCGAACAGCGGAAGCGCTTCGCAACCGCGGCACGCAGGGTGCCAAAGGGTGTCGCGTCCAACGCACAAATGGACTACGGCCAACCAGGAGACTCGAACGCGGCCGTCCTACAAATGATCTGTTTCCCCAGTAGATGTGTCCGAATTGATGTCAAAGCTTTTTCTGCGGGTTGCGATATTTTCTCCCGCACACATAATGCCCCCTTTGCATGCGTGCAGCGAAGTCTCACGTAATTCCTGGCATGCCAGTGGCCGCATTTGTCCCCCAAGTCTCCCCGTATTTATATCGGCATGTGTAATCTATGTAGGCGTCCCATCTTTTTTTGGTTTCCACGGGACGCAGGAAACTGGTTTTAATTTTTCGATCGCCGTTTTTTTCCGCCACCAAACAAAAGATCAACCATTGCCTGAGCGTCACAGTGTGTTTCATGTTAACCGCGTTGCCGTGGTTTCAGTCGACTTAGACCAACTTGCGACGTCTCTCGTGTTTGTATACGAAACTCAGACGTCGAAAGAGTGCTTTACTCTATACTACCACTATATGAAATGTAAAACATATCGATGTCGCCCCAGCTTGACGTCTTCCGGGTGCCCAGAGTGTCTTGATTTTCCTCAGGTCACCGGAGACCCGGCAGGACTCGCGATGTTCGATTGTCAGAGACATCGACGCTGCTTGCCCaaccagagaaaaaaacgactACCCCATTATCGATTTCCGTTCTTCATTTCACATGTTGAAGCACGGATCTCCGATCGCACAACCGAGACGAAGTAGTCGAGTGAGATTGCCTCGGTACAGAGCCAGGCGGTATAAGATGGACAGCACAAGATCCTCCATGTCAAATGAGGCCGGGCTGGGACAAGCAGTGTCACATCAGTCTACGGTCTCGTCCTCCAAGAACCCTGTCTTTGGAGGTGAGTTCTTCTGCCTTGCCAATCCCAGTGCTACCGCAGCTGTGTTCAAGGCCTCTAGGTGCGCTCGGTGTTACGGGCCCCGCCTCTCTGAACAAGGTCCGTTTCcccgagaagaagcacgcTCTGTTCGGCATGTGCGGCCCCCAGGCAATCCATGTGGCGCAGACTCGCAGCCAAGATGTCGGCTgcccagaagagaagcaccTCGCGGTTCGCGCGGCGATCCCGGATCTCCTTCAGGAGGGCAGAAGTCGGCGCCCGGCAAAAACGTCAGATCTAATTCCGATAGTTGGCCTGATTCCCGAAATCGCTTGCCTGACAGCCAACCCACCTCGGCCTCCGAGCGGGACACAGGTAGTCCTCCTCTCTACGGCTGCCTTTGTCCCCGGTCCAAGAGGCTGGGGCGGGCATCGGGACGTGCCCATTTCTACGCGAGTGAATGGCGCGGGGGTCGACGCGTTTTCCGGGCGTCTATTGAGCCGGTTGGAGCGCTCGGTAACAAGTCGTCAGCAACCCCGCGGAAGGGAATCCGCGTCTGTGGAATGGAACTAAGGCTAAACACTCCACATTGCCCACCTCCTGGATGTGCGCTACTCCTTGGAGTCTTGCTGCTGGCGGCAAGTCTTCTCGCGGTCCTATTTCCATCCGATCaggttcgttttttctccacaAGTGTGTTGCAAGGCGTGCGAAAGGACTGACGGCGAAACTGTGCTACGGCGTCACGTAAAACGTATCGTGCAACCCTGGCAGCTCTTCAAATTTGGTTTCGATGTACACTTgtggaaagaaagacgctTTGGTCGTGTGAAGGTCTGTGTGAAGCTTTCTAGACAACACCTCTGTAGCGCACAAGCCGTACGCTGTCTGCTTCCCCTTGTCAGTGAATGTTTCACTGGATGGAGGTTGTCTCTCATTCACTCACGTGTTTGTGGTGGCTTTGGAGATACTCCGGTCGCCAAAAGTTACCTTTGGGAAGACGAATGTTGAATCACTCAGTTCTGTGCAGTAACAGGACACAGCCGCGCGTCGAagcttcgctgcttctctgtgggGAATGCATATGGGGAACGCAGAGCTGCTTCTGAAAAGTTGCTGGCGCCGTTTCACTTAGGCATGATGCTAAACAAGGCAGCGGGGAAGATATAATGCATTTAAGTATATCAATCTTCAAGGCATGCTGCTTTTGGAAagcttctgtgtgtttcggTCATCTTTCTGCAGCAGTGACGCTCACGAGCTTTCTGTATTCAGCTCAAGATCCGTGATTCGGTAAAGCAGGTGGGGTATCATGCGCTCACACGGATTGGCGTGCAAGTGCATCTTCTGGAGTCTTTCAGGTGTCGAGGCACATCGGGAAATTCTCCTTTCTGAATGCCATTTCCGCGACTGAGCTGCCGCAGTGCCTGAAGCTTGCTTTCAGCACGAGTCTCGGCCCTCATCCTGCCTGGCGTGCCGTTGCCAGCGCTGTCTTCCCACTTTGTGGGTTGGCTGCAGGTGTCGCCGTGGTGTTCTTTCTGTTTAGAAGACCGTACATCGTAGAACGTGAGTTACCTAGCGGCTAAGGCCGTGTCACCTCCCCTCTCCCTCCGGTTTATGAACGAAGAACGGCCTGTGTGTCACTTTGTTGCATGTGGGTGTACTCGCAATTCGTCGCTCCTAACATCGTCAGCGGGCACGCGTAGCTTAGGGCGAGAAACCCCAATACCGGAGTCTGAACAGATTGTTTAGTGCTCAGAGATGGTGTCGGATTCCAGCGTAGCCGTCGAAAGCGAGTCTAAGTCTCCCCTGCGCCACTAAGCGTCACAGGAATGGTAGATTAGGGAGTGCACCAAAAAAATATTTCAGATCCTCCTGCTATGTCGTAAAACAGTTTTTTGAATGGtcacttcttttctgtcgtttctaCAGAGTCGCTTGAAATCGTCGCTAACTTCGGGGTGCAACTGCAGCAGAAAACCCGCTGGGGCGGCATCAAACGCCAGTTCATCGATGCGTCCCAAGTCTCTGATGTCATTATCAACGAGGTGAGTGTCGGTGTCTCCGGTGTCCGCTGCGCTGCCATGGCAGCTGCAAAAAGCGTAGCTCGTCAAAACCTGCGTCATTGTTTATTGTCTACATTGCGTGCGCAAACTAAGTCTCTTGAAGTTTTGACGGTTGACGTGGTCGTGCAACCGGTGTCTGATGGTAATCGTGCAAAGGACAAGACTGATTGTAGCTGCTTCATGAGTGATTAGTGCAGCGGAAGCGGAGCTCGGTTGAAAGGGATGTAAAGGTGCTTCCCCGCCACAGAAGATAAGTTCCCGTCTGATGACCGCGTTGCTTGAATTTCATCGTGCCATTCCACCCAAAGGGTTTCCAGGAGCAGTAACAAGGGGAGTTCGAATTGGTTTTAACTTTACAACCAGCAGCTCTTGCAGGAAACCAAAAGACATCTGCATCGTTGCGGCTCGTATCATTCCGATGCTGCTTCCAGGGATTCAGGGCATGTGACGTTGTATTCTATGTCGCTCTGCTTGTCAAGGATCAACCAAGTATGGTGGTACCATTCCAAGTAGGTCGTATTCTGTGTGCGGCAGACGGTGGTGCACAGCACAAAGACATCAGGAGCCAACGGTAGCTGTAGTCAAATTCAAGAATGGAAAAACAAAGATGGAGGTAGTTTCCAAACGAGGTAAAAAACACGTATTGACGTTTTCACAGGAAGCATTGTCATCGGATGCGTCGGCGCAACGTGCTCCCGGTAGACCGAACACGCTGCTTGTTCTgttgtttgtgtgtttgccTCGTGCAGCATTTCCCACTGCCGCTGGAGGAAAATCTGGTCATTTATGAAACCCTGCATCATCTTTTGCATATCTCTAGCGGAGTTCGCCGTGCATAAGATCCGGACACTGACCCATCGAAACTGTTTAGTTCACAGTCACGGGTGTCACGCCACCTCTTCTTTGAGGCGAATGCGTGGAGACGCGTGTATGATTCGATGGACTTGTGAAAAtttcttttcttcacttTGTTTTTCGCCCCGTACAACGCTGCGAAGCTTCCGTAGATCTCAACGGTAGTAGGAGACTACAACCGCTGCAAGGTAGCAtacagaaaaacaaatgtAACAGGATCCCATGGCCGACTTGAGGACACGCCGCTTCCACCACGTTGGGAACGAAAGACTTTTCTTACTGAGGTGGTACGCGGGCTTAGTTTCTATCTCCACACCAGATACCAAAGGCTTTTTCCAGACCGATTTTCAGCATGTGCACCTAAAAACACATAGTGTGCTTCAAGTTCAAAGTTGGCGCGTGGGTGTACACACTAGGGAGAGATCATAACTTCCGGCTGTTTGGCAGCGGTGAAACTCCTATCCTATGGATGCCAATTCGGTAGATGGACTTGTTGTAATCGGTAGGTCGTTTTCCCATCGCCTTGACGATTGTCGCTTTCTGCACACGAACAGCTACACGATGGCGGTACCGTGGTTAAGGGAATTGCAGTTACGGTTTTCCGCAGGATACAAGTTAGGATGAATCGTCTCGCAGCAAAGGTGAAGCTTTTAATTATCAGTCTCGTCTGCGCACCCGAGTTTCTACAGAAACACGGTGACGTCAGGTGCTGCGATACGAAGAGCGACACGATTCACCATTCAGCTGACGCTGGCTTACAGGGAGGCTGTGTCGCCAAAGCAACGTTACATGATCAGACCGTCCCCCACGGGAGGGGAGCCCTCCAAAACTGTATCGCTTTCTTCGTTGGTTGAAATGTAAGAGTTATTTTCGGTATTCCATTCTCGAGAGGTTGCTTAGTTGTATCGGTACCATAGTCTTCCGCGCACGCATAGGAGGCTAGATCCGGTAGAACGGAAATGTCGGGCGTCTAGTGTGCTGTCCTTACCGCCTAGTGCCCGATGACGGGGTGTTTCGTGGTCACCATGGCATTTCTCTAGTGGCACTCCGAAGACACATGGAGAACCCGTATCAAAAATGAAATAGTACTGCCAGGACCATCTTTCTCAGTCAAATATCACCGTCATTTAACTGCTTCCACGACATAGACTGGTCGTGAGCTCTTGGCGCTGGCTCGAGCGAGGCCGCAGTGCAGACTTCGTGTTCAGTGGCATCTCCATTACGTGGACGACACAGACGGTGCCGGCTGCGAGCAAAGTCGCTAAGTGAAGAGAACCTCACTCGTTTTTAATCATCAACGGGTGTTCTGGTGTGGTGCTGCACTGGAGAGGAAGTCTCACTCGCGAACATTTTTTTGCGCCAGCctccaggagacagcggtTTCGAACCGAGTGCCCCATAGGCCTGGCAAAGCTTTCCCCTGTTCCACAGGCTACGCACATAGACAAACGAGTAGAGGCACCCTTTAACTCTAGGTAACGCTTCTGAACAAGCCGCCCATTTCGATAAGCTTGCTAGTTCGTACGGTGCTACGAATgtcggctgcatgcacgcggtGGACAGTCTCAAGTGAGGGGAGACAGCCCCCATTTGGCTTGCTGCCTTGCGAGACGATTCTCCCTGAGcgcaagcgaaaaaaaacgacgaagacacaTTGTCTTTTCCGGGATTGACACAGGTCAGGCTGCAGGAGGTCCTTTGATGATTGGAAGCAGAATTATCACCTTCACACGTTTCTGCTGGCCTTCTACACCGTTTATTCCTCCTTGGGTCCCgacttttttttcctctgttaCGAGCACGCAAGCGCTGTCTACGCGCGCTCACTGGCTTATTGGTGGAGCCTCCTTTTGTTTTCCGAGTTCCGAAGGGTAACGGAGTTTCTTTTGTCATCCTGTGGTGTAGGAAACTGCCCTGCGATAAGTCCCAGCTGCTTCGCTTCAATTTTAAGGGGGTCATGGGGTCTTGTCAGGCGGACTGCCAGTTTCCTACCTGGCATCCGCGCATGAAATCGATGAGGTTCAGGAATGCGGCTCCTCCGAAAGTGTGTCTTCtagtctttcttctcgcgtcaaCTGTCTTCGTAGCATTTGGGAGTTGTGAAACATCAAATGGCGATTCTGTGGAGGTGCAGAAATGTGCTACGCTCAATCGCGTTGCCGAGCCCCTGCCGTtcttgcagaagaaaacgcttTTCCTCATTGCCAACGAGCCAGTCCTTGAAAGCCACGTCGTCAGCAATCTTCTGCATCAGCTCCTTTACACACTGCAGGTCCCAAACAGCCATGTGCAACTGCTTGACGAGGTCCTTCTTTCGGAACATGGAAAAACCAGCCATGCTACCGTGCTCCCGTGGCTGCTGAATGTCTACCGGGAGTTACCCGCCGGGATAGAGTTTGTCTGGCTTGGCACAGCATACAGTCGCATAGTCGGCCCTTCCCTTGAAAAGCTTATGGCCCTTCTGGTGTCTGAGGCTCAGGAAATGAATCCACGGAGTCGTGAGTGGTATCCTCTAGGTCTGTGCGCTGGGTACGGTTTAAAGGATCCAGTTTTGTCGAGAACTCACCATTTTTACCAGGATGATGCGTTTGTGTATCCATTCTTGGATGCGGGACTCCTCATGGATCGGAagtttctccgctttcttgACCAAACTGTCAAGGAAGAGGGCACGAAGCTGCCGCCGCGCATCGAGATCGATCCCATTCACGAGCTGTTTAAATTTCTGTATCAAACCCGAGGTTTCCTCATGCAGCATTCGAATATGTTTTGCCCAAGCTCGCCGATTTCTCGCGACTTCGACCGCGCAGAAGTTCTGTATCCACCTAAACACAAGAGACCAACCAATGGCGCCACACCACGCGCTCAGGGAAATGACGACGCTTCTGATGCTGGAGGCGAATACAAGGGAGGAGCGGCCAAGGGGATGCTTGGCAGCCGAAGAAGTCCGGCACTCAGCACCgctgagaagaaacacaTTCAAGGCTGCGTATCCTTCGGTGTAGGGTGTAGACACTCTCCAATTCTTTCTCACCAGTTCTTCGACCGGATGATGGAATTTGAGCATGACATCATGGAACGAAAGGAAGCTCTCGCCGAGCAGTATCCCATCGGTGCTGATGTGAGCGACGACCACCCGGAGTTCCgtgagaaggaagcggcCCTGATGAAGGAACGCCCTGTCTTCATTGCCGAACCTGAGGTGAGAATGTCCCGATCGTCAAGTGGTTGATACGCGTTGCAAGAAAATGTCAAGTGGCACAGCGTTGGTGTGGGGCGTGTACTGCGCTTAAACTCACACTGGATGCGTTTTGGTTCCCATTTACTACAAACCCTGGCAGCGAAGATGATAGTATGTAACTCCCTTCATGGAATTCACAAGAGCTTTCACGCTACCTATTTGTGCCTAGCGAGTCCCTTAAGGAACATTTGATCCGGTTTCTGCCCCAAACAAGACTTAACAAATCCGCCCAGCTTTTTACAGACATGCGGTGCCTGGGTGATAGCGACACCAGTAAGACAGCTAGTTTTTATGCTAGAACTATGCATGTTGGAGCGTGTGAGGAGTAACTCGCATTTAACTGTGTCTTTCAGTGGATTGCGATGTGCGGAGGATTCAGTGTCGTGTTCTTGTTCTCCAGGATGTTCTAATCGCCGTCAAGACACATCCGGCGAATCACGGAACCCGCGTAAGGCTGCTTAAGAAGCTCTGGGCGGCACCAGATGTGGTAGTTGAAATGGCGCAGCGCCGAGCAAAAGCGAGCAACAACGCGCACCCGTTCCGAGCCGCAGTCGCAGAACAAGAGCACGCCAGTCTGGAAAAGCACATGCGTAATATCGCGATAGAATTCTTCACAGACAAGACTGACAGTGGCGCCTCTGGCCCTACAGACATTGTCTCACTTTCAGTAACGTACCCTGGGGAAAAGAGGGCTCTGTGCGAGAAATTGCGCGGGATCTTGAAGCACTTCTACCAAAACCACAAAACGAGGAGGTATCTCGTCATCGTCGACGACGATACTCTTGTTAATGTCCGCCACCTGCTGGATGCGATTTCGATGACCCTGCACCCGCCGATCCCagctcgcgtcttctttcgccAAGCTCTGTCAGACGAGAACGCAATCCGGAAAGCCCACGCGCCGTACAAAGCGCTGGCAGAGAGCATCGACTCGTTCCTAGCTGACtggaaggcgaagcgagcCCTCCGACCACCGTCAGCAGAAAGTGCTCTTCCAGGGAAACGCGACAGCTCTGCAGCTCCGAAGGAAGGGAGTCCGCAGGGTCGGGGGAACAGAACACAGGGAAAGCATGAAACAGAGGCAGCAGTCGCGACGCCTGCAAAAAACGCCTTTGTCTCCAAAGCGTATGTGAAGAACCGGGCTGTGGAGGCCTCGCGGGAGCGAGGGAAAAAGCACCCAGACGTGGTCGACCGCATTTCTCCCCTTTATCTCGGACAGCGGTACTCTTTCGGCCACACGCAGGGGGGGGACCAAGGCAATGGTTACGACTACATCACCATGGGAGGCGGAGTGGTTCTGGATCGAGAGGCAGTCGAGGAGGTGCTGGAATGCAAAACGTGCCGCTGCCCAGAGGATGGAACTGGAGACGACATGATTCTCGGGCGGTGGATGCATCAACTGAAGATTCCCGCTCTCCACGGACGCTGGTTTCACCAGGAGAAGCCGGGAGACTACCACCCCGAGCACCTGCGGATGACGACGCCTGTGAGCTTTCATCgactggagaaagaaactgaCAAAACGAAGAAAATTTTCGACAAGTTTGTCGACATTGGAGATGGATTGAACGTCGGTGCTGAAGAAGTGGATGATTTTGAAGCCGTCGACTGGATCGACTTCGACTGGCAACAAGTTGAAGACGCCGTATGGCATGATCACGACGACGGCGAAGGTGACTTCGATGacggggaagacgaggaactgAGTCTACATTCAATTGTACAACGAATTgtggaagaagggaagaaacaaGGGAAACACAACATGTCGCCAGACGATATTGCTGACCACCTTGAAAAGGAAGTAAAGGAacaggaggaaaaagaaaaagcgcAAAAAGAAGACTGGAGCTGGCTCCACGACGAGCTCTGATCAAAATCACTTAATCTGTATGTGATCTTAGACTGCAAGACGGTAAACTCACTCTGCCAGAGCGTGTAGAACGATTTGGGGGAAACGTGGTCTGTTGGGTGTTACACAAACTAAGCGGGTATATTTTCACTGCTTTTTATGGTTGACGCCAAACTCCCAGCTCCGCCTCAAGGCGAAATGAGATGCAAGCAAATGTACGGGTTTTTTTGCGTGTAAGCTGCACCAGAGTCGATCGTAAACTACGGTATGAGTGTCGTATGTTCACGCGAGCGTGAAACCCTGAAACCGGGGGATCAGAGAGCTGTGTTAACTACCCTGATGTGGTTTGTTAGCTACCGAGAAGGGAGGGGATGGCGATCCAGGCAACTCTCTTCTTACAGTTTCTGTAAAGAATGTCACGAGTGTTTGTGCATGAAGAATCTAGTGAAAAGTGATTTCATCGCTGTCTCAGTACTTTCTTTACAACATAGCAAGCGGCGAAGCCCAAACCGTGGCAGTCAGCTTCCTTTGCCAGAACATAGGGTTCTGGCGCCCCCTGCAATGAATTTAGCTAACCCAAGCGGGATGTCTCCTTGCGGCTATACAAACAGTAGGTATCGCAATCAAGTGGTAGACGTCAAAACGCTAGACACCTTGGGCGCTTTTAGAACGCTCTGCCCCGTCCGTTGAAACGGTTTACTTAGCACGTGACATCTGAAGGCGCGGAGGGGCTGGCTTCCTTTACGTAGAAAGAACtcacagaaacgagaggtGCAACGTAATTGAGTCCCGAAAATCTGGGCGAGTCATAGACAGCGTCACCACTAAAGCTGCGGAAGAAAGGTAATGGAAGTGGCAGGAAGGTGCTGATTTCGTTGGAACCACATGGGTCGCCTGTGTCCGCGATTGGTCACGGCCTTCGCAAAGCGCGTCTTCCACCTGTTGTAGTTACCCTTTTTCTTACCTTGGT
This window of the Toxoplasma gondii ME49 chromosome VI, whole genome shotgun sequence genome carries:
- a CDS encoding hypothetical protein (encoded by transcript TGME49_239752) → MGSCQADCQFPTWHPRMKSMRFRNAAPPKVCLLVFLLASTVFVAFGSCETSNGDSVEVQKCATLNRVAEPLPFLQKKTLFLIANEPVLESHVVSNLLHQLLYTLQVPNSHVQLLDEVLLSEHGKTSHATVLPWLLNVYRELPAGIEFVWLGTAYSRIVGPSLEKLMALLVSEAQEMNPRSREWYPLGLCAGYGLKDPVLSRTHHFYQDDAFVYPFLDAGLLMDRKFLRFLDQTVKEEGTKLPPRIEIDPIHELFKFLYQTRGFLMQHSNMFCPSSPISRDFDRAEVLYPPKHKRPTNGATPRAQGNDDASDAGGEYKGGAAKGMLGSRRSPALSTAEKKHIQGCVSFGVGCRHSPILSHQFFDRMMEFEHDIMERKEALAEQYPIGADVSDDHPEFREKEAALMKERPVFIAEPEDVLIAVKTHPANHGTRVRLLKKLWAAPDVVVEMAQRRAKASNNAHPFRAAVAEQEHASLEKHMRNIAIEFFTDKTDSGASGPTDIVSLSVTYPGEKRALCEKLRGILKHFYQNHKTRRYLVIVDDDTLVNVRHLLDAISMTLHPPIPARVFFRQALSDENAIRKAHAPYKALAESIDSFLADWKAKRALRPPSAESALPGKRDSSAAPKEGSPQGRGNRTQGKHETEAAVATPAKNAFVSKAYVKNRAVEASRERGKKHPDVVDRISPLYLGQRYSFGHTQGGDQGNGYDYITMGGGVVLDREAVEEVLECKTCRCPEDGTGDDMILGRWMHQLKIPALHGRWFHQEKPGDYHPEHLRMTTPVSFHRLEKETDKTKKIFDKFVDIGDGLNVGAEEVDDFEAVDWIDFDWQQVEDAVWHDHDDGEGDFDDGEDEELSLHSIVQRIVEEGKKQGKHNMSPDDIADHLEKEVKEQEEKEKAQKEDWSWLHDEL
- a CDS encoding hypothetical protein (encoded by transcript TGME49_239748~Predicted trans-membrane domain (TMHMM2.0):255-275:317-340) — protein: MLKHGSPIAQPRRSSRVRLPRYRARRYKMDSTRSSMSNEAGLGQAVSHQSTVSSSKNPVFGGEFFCLANPSATAAVFKASRCARCYGPRLSEQGPFPREEARSVRHVRPPGNPCGADSQPRCRLPRREAPRGSRGDPGSPSGGQKSAPGKNVRSNSDSWPDSRNRLPDSQPTSASERDTGSPPLYGCLCPRSKRLGRASGRAHFYASEWRGGRRVFRASIEPVGALGNKSSATPRKGIRVCGMELRLNTPHCPPPGCALLLGVLLLAASLLAVLFPSDQVSRHIGKFSFLNAISATELPQCLKLAFSTSLGPHPAWRAVASAVFPLCGLAAGVAVVFFLFRRPYIVEQSLEIVANFGVQLQQKTRWGGIKRQFIDASQVSDVIINEGFRACDVVFYVALLVKDQPSMVVPFQHFPLPLEENLVIYETLHHLLHISSGVRRA